The following proteins are co-located in the Acidicapsa acidisoli genome:
- a CDS encoding carboxypeptidase-like regulatory domain-containing protein: MRSQTLRNRRLSRPARPALLLVLCFLGSNIFAWSQSSTSAPSLYLPDAPEAQAASQSSAQVSPSNQSYEAQTGSIHGVVADRDGAVYQGVQITLTQAVPGPTPANTTTSDSNGQFQFSNVPPGSFKLTVSSQGFNTQIISGVLHPGESYQAPAIALAFATATSEVQVTASRVEVAQEELHEEEQQRVFGVIPNFYVVYAPDAPPLNTRQKFHLAWRSSIDPFTFAISGAFAGVEQADNGFSGYGQGAQGYAKRFGANYADSFIGTMIGSAILPSILKQDPRYFYKGTGTVRSRVLYAIANSVVCKGDNGQWQPNYSGILGSLAAGGISNLYYPASDRDGVTLTIDETLLGIAGSAAQNIFQEFFVRRFTPKLPNYQLTKP; the protein is encoded by the coding sequence TTGCGTAGTCAGACCCTGCGGAATCGCCGCCTGTCACGCCCGGCGCGCCCCGCCCTACTGCTTGTCCTTTGTTTCCTCGGATCGAACATTTTCGCGTGGTCGCAGAGCTCAACCTCAGCCCCGAGCCTGTACCTTCCAGATGCCCCGGAAGCGCAAGCTGCATCCCAGTCCTCAGCCCAGGTTTCACCCTCAAACCAGTCGTATGAAGCCCAAACAGGTAGCATTCACGGTGTCGTCGCAGATCGCGATGGGGCCGTTTACCAAGGCGTTCAAATCACTCTGACCCAGGCAGTTCCTGGTCCCACTCCAGCGAACACAACAACATCCGACAGCAACGGACAATTTCAGTTCTCAAACGTCCCACCAGGCTCGTTCAAACTCACAGTCTCCTCGCAAGGATTCAACACCCAGATCATTTCCGGGGTTTTGCACCCCGGCGAGAGCTACCAGGCGCCAGCCATCGCATTAGCCTTCGCAACCGCCACCAGCGAAGTTCAGGTCACTGCATCCAGGGTCGAGGTAGCCCAGGAAGAGCTCCACGAAGAGGAACAACAGCGCGTCTTCGGCGTCATCCCCAACTTCTACGTCGTCTATGCGCCCGATGCCCCGCCGCTCAACACGCGGCAAAAATTCCACCTCGCGTGGAGATCCTCCATCGATCCCTTCACATTTGCGATCTCTGGCGCGTTCGCCGGAGTCGAGCAGGCCGACAACGGATTCAGCGGTTATGGCCAGGGTGCGCAGGGATACGCCAAGCGATTTGGAGCCAACTACGCCGATAGTTTCATCGGCACCATGATTGGCAGCGCCATACTTCCTTCGATCCTGAAGCAGGACCCCCGCTATTTCTACAAGGGCACCGGGACCGTCCGCTCCCGCGTCCTTTACGCCATCGCCAACTCCGTCGTTTGTAAAGGCGACAACGGACAGTGGCAGCCGAATTACTCCGGCATCCTCGGAAGCCTCGCAGCCGGCGGCATCTCCAACCTCTACTACCCAGCCAGCGATCGCGACGGAGTCACTCTCACGATTGATGAGACTCTCCTCGGCATCGCCGGAAGCGCCGCCCAGAACATATTTCAGGAATTTTTCGTTCGCCGGTTTACCCCCAAGCTCCCCAACTACCAGCTCACAAAACCCTGA
- a CDS encoding AMP-binding protein: MRTHLASLVEDFRRHAAETAVVAHRGIRRYRTTYGELALLAGRFAAELDRLGMVPGERVVIWGANSAEWMAAFFGCLLRAVIAVPLDAAGSADFSARVVKDVAPKLIIGDRNLLRAIPNIDNLPHIELSKLGDHLPQEPNFAVSESVTAQTPFQIVFTSGTTSEPKGIVHTHANVLASSSPIEREMAKFRFLERLVHPIRFLHTLPLSHVFGQFMGLWLPPLLPGEIHFTDQVEARRLTELIRHERISVLVAVPRVLQLLRTHLLKRFEGLAEQMEQGPESSRLRRWWRFRRVRQAFGWKFWAVISGGAAVPLELETFWHKMGIGLIQGYGMTETTALVTLNYPFKISQGSIGKTLPGREVRLSEDGEILVRGDMLATATWQGGGMRQREGEWLATGDLGERDERGELRFLGRKGDMIVTGAGMNVHPDDLEAAMKKQPGIRECVVIPFETSNGVEPVAVVLSSGNEAQLHDALLAANRELADFQQIRRALQWPEPQFPFTSTGKLLRRKVAEWASQSVRTQRQSDRNSAQTGKDLLLDLIAEVTGEPSATDDDSLRLTEDLHLDSLGRVQLQTALEQRLDRELPDDALANIQTLGDLRAIVSSAVAPELPQTPTQMPAQVRTASVVADTQAVHETRSVPAEDTPAPENRAPGIPDNDLKSLTSEPLYPKWPLSWPFAMIRGVFLELLMRPLVWLLGAPRIVRLTGEIPNGPLLVIANHRSAYDGALVLYALPGKLRRRVAIAMSGEMLLDYRIGRNQGNFLLNLLAPPQYWLVTALFNVFPMPRMHGFRKSFQHAGEAMDRGYSVLIFPEGARYHEGEMRPFRQGIGLIGQEAQIPILPVTLVGLDEMYRTRWFRSRSLEIRIGKIIPVDETTDPAELTAKLESAVRDLCS; encoded by the coding sequence GTGCGCACTCATCTCGCCAGCTTGGTCGAGGACTTCCGCCGCCACGCTGCCGAGACAGCCGTGGTCGCTCACCGTGGAATCCGGCGTTACCGCACCACCTACGGCGAATTAGCCCTGCTTGCAGGCCGTTTCGCCGCTGAGCTCGACCGCCTCGGCATGGTCCCCGGTGAGCGCGTCGTTATCTGGGGCGCAAACTCGGCCGAGTGGATGGCCGCGTTCTTTGGCTGCCTGCTCCGCGCCGTCATCGCCGTACCGCTCGATGCTGCCGGCTCCGCTGACTTTTCCGCCCGTGTAGTCAAGGACGTCGCCCCCAAACTCATCATCGGCGACCGCAATCTGCTCCGCGCTATCCCGAACATCGACAATCTCCCGCACATTGAGCTCTCCAAACTCGGCGATCATCTGCCTCAGGAGCCAAACTTCGCAGTCAGCGAATCCGTCACCGCCCAAACCCCCTTTCAGATCGTCTTCACCTCCGGCACCACCTCTGAACCCAAGGGAATCGTCCACACCCACGCCAATGTCCTTGCCAGCTCCAGCCCCATCGAGCGCGAGATGGCAAAGTTTCGCTTCCTCGAACGCCTGGTTCATCCCATCCGCTTTCTCCATACCTTGCCGCTGAGCCATGTCTTCGGACAGTTCATGGGTTTATGGCTCCCTCCGCTGCTGCCCGGCGAGATACACTTCACCGATCAGGTCGAAGCGCGACGTCTAACCGAACTCATCCGCCACGAGCGCATTTCCGTTCTTGTCGCCGTACCGCGCGTACTTCAGTTGCTGCGGACACATCTCCTTAAGCGCTTCGAAGGCCTCGCGGAGCAGATGGAGCAGGGCCCCGAGTCTTCACGGTTGAGGCGATGGTGGCGCTTTCGCAGAGTCCGTCAGGCCTTCGGATGGAAGTTCTGGGCAGTCATCTCCGGGGGGGCCGCCGTACCTCTCGAGCTCGAAACGTTCTGGCACAAGATGGGTATTGGCCTGATCCAGGGCTACGGCATGACCGAAACCACTGCGCTCGTGACCCTGAATTACCCCTTCAAGATCTCCCAGGGCTCTATCGGCAAGACCCTCCCAGGGCGCGAGGTGCGCCTGAGTGAAGACGGAGAGATCCTCGTGCGCGGCGACATGCTGGCCACGGCTACGTGGCAAGGCGGCGGCATGCGTCAACGGGAAGGAGAATGGCTCGCCACCGGCGACCTCGGCGAACGCGACGAACGCGGCGAACTTCGCTTCCTCGGCAGAAAAGGCGACATGATCGTCACCGGCGCTGGCATGAATGTGCATCCGGACGATCTCGAAGCAGCCATGAAAAAGCAGCCGGGCATACGGGAGTGCGTCGTTATCCCCTTCGAAACCTCGAATGGCGTCGAGCCGGTCGCCGTCGTGCTGTCTTCCGGGAATGAAGCACAGCTTCACGACGCGCTGCTCGCCGCAAACCGGGAGCTCGCCGATTTCCAGCAGATTCGCCGGGCGCTCCAATGGCCCGAGCCGCAATTCCCGTTCACCTCCACCGGAAAGCTCCTGCGAAGAAAAGTCGCCGAATGGGCATCCCAGTCAGTCCGGACCCAGCGACAGTCCGATCGGAACTCGGCTCAAACGGGAAAAGACCTCCTCCTCGACCTGATCGCTGAAGTCACCGGTGAACCCTCCGCAACCGATGACGACAGCCTGCGTCTCACGGAAGATCTTCACCTCGACAGTCTTGGCCGCGTCCAGCTCCAGACAGCCCTCGAACAACGCCTCGACCGGGAACTGCCCGACGACGCACTAGCCAACATCCAGACGCTCGGCGATTTGCGAGCAATCGTCTCAAGCGCAGTCGCCCCTGAATTACCGCAAACGCCGACGCAGATGCCTGCACAGGTCAGGACAGCGTCTGTCGTCGCAGATACGCAAGCCGTGCACGAAACCAGATCAGTCCCAGCCGAGGATACGCCAGCGCCGGAAAACCGCGCACCTGGCATCCCGGACAACGATCTGAAATCGCTTACCTCCGAGCCGCTCTATCCGAAGTGGCCGTTAAGCTGGCCTTTTGCCATGATCCGCGGCGTGTTTCTGGAACTCCTGATGCGGCCTCTCGTATGGCTGCTCGGCGCTCCACGCATCGTTCGGCTGACAGGCGAGATTCCAAACGGCCCATTGCTCGTCATCGCCAACCACCGCAGCGCATACGATGGCGCACTCGTCCTTTACGCACTGCCCGGCAAGCTCCGTCGACGCGTCGCCATCGCCATGTCCGGCGAGATGCTGCTCGACTACCGGATCGGCCGCAACCAGGGGAACTTCCTGCTCAACTTGCTCGCCCCACCGCAATACTGGCTCGTCACAGCGCTTTTCAATGTCTTCCCAATGCCCCGCATGCACGGCTTTCGTAAGAGCTTTCAGCACGCAGGCGAAGCCATGGACCGAGGATATTCCGTTCTCATCTTCCCTGAAGGCGCCCGCTACCACGAAGGCGAAATGCGGCCCTTCCGCCAGGGAATCGGCCTAATCGGGCAGGAGGCGCAGATTCCCATACTTCCAGTCACACTTGTCGGGCTCGATGAAATGTACCGGACCCGCTGGTTCCGTTCGCGCTCGCTCGAAATCCGCATCGGCAAGATCATTCCAGTAGACGAAACAACCGACCCCGCCGAGTTGACAGCCAAACTCGAATCGGCCGTTCGGGATCTTTGCTCCTGA